A single window of Sneathiella limimaris DNA harbors:
- a CDS encoding HAD-IIA family hydrolase, which produces MQSSNLFEDLFPSLDGEQAFTLYEAVKDRLPFASHPTNSERHSGLLDVAPSVDAFVFDAFGVLNVGTTPIPGASDCIQELRRLGKKVFVLTNAASFNRNETFEKFNKLGFDFTHDELVTSRNAAELDLASFGPEHCWGVAATDTFRIEDLACQSLEITDDPETYENVSAFLFLSVQNWTEARQALLEKSLSQNPRPVVIANPDIVAPRGEYFSVEPGYFGHRMDRHYGIDVHFHGKPFPSVYDLVEERLQGSQIEPGRICMVGDTLHTDVLGGAARGWKTALVTDHGLFKGLDPELYIDKSGIRPDWMVGSI; this is translated from the coding sequence GTGCAATCATCTAACCTGTTTGAAGACCTGTTTCCCTCCTTGGATGGGGAACAGGCTTTTACTCTTTATGAGGCGGTCAAGGACCGCCTTCCTTTTGCCTCTCATCCGACAAATTCGGAACGCCATTCAGGACTTCTGGATGTTGCTCCATCTGTGGATGCGTTCGTTTTTGATGCCTTTGGTGTGCTGAATGTTGGAACCACTCCAATCCCTGGCGCAAGCGATTGTATTCAGGAACTCAGAAGGCTGGGGAAGAAGGTGTTTGTGCTGACAAATGCGGCCAGCTTCAACCGCAATGAGACATTTGAAAAATTCAATAAGCTGGGTTTTGATTTCACTCATGACGAACTGGTGACCAGTCGAAATGCTGCCGAACTGGATCTGGCGAGTTTCGGGCCGGAGCATTGTTGGGGTGTTGCTGCTACCGATACATTCCGGATTGAGGATCTGGCCTGCCAGTCCCTTGAAATTACGGATGATCCCGAAACCTATGAAAATGTGTCAGCCTTTCTGTTTCTGTCCGTACAGAATTGGACAGAAGCGCGTCAGGCGCTGCTTGAAAAATCGTTGAGCCAAAACCCGCGGCCTGTTGTCATTGCCAATCCAGATATTGTCGCGCCGCGCGGTGAGTATTTCTCGGTAGAACCTGGTTACTTCGGGCATCGGATGGATCGACATTACGGTATTGATGTTCACTTCCATGGCAAGCCGTTTCCCTCTGTCTATGACTTAGTGGAAGAGCGCCTTCAGGGATCTCAGATCGAACCTGGCCGTATTTGCATGGTCGGTGATACTTTGCATACGGATGTGCTTGGCGGGGCTGCACGGGGGTGGAAAACTGCGCTTGTCACTGATCACGGTCTCTTCAAGGGACTGGATCCAGAGCTTTATATCGACAAAAGTGGCATTCGTCCTGACTGGATGGTAGGGTCAATCTGA